Below is a genomic region from Sorghum bicolor cultivar BTx623 chromosome 9, Sorghum_bicolor_NCBIv3, whole genome shotgun sequence.
GCCTAGCGGCCTCAAGCCCAAATGCCTTAAAGAATGGATTATTTGTTTTTTATCATATCCAAACAATCTTAAATTAGTTCTGCTCAAAAGTCtgaatttatattttataaatgCTGGCTCATTTGGTGGCCGGCACGAGGAAGGTCGCCTGCTACTAAGTCGGCTCCCGCACCGCGTGTGCCTCCTCCATGTCCAGGCGGTCGCATAGGTCTATGGCGTGCTTCCTCGTGCTCACGAGGATGCCTCGTCGCCGTGCTTTTTCATTCTCGGTGTAGCATCAACATCAGCATGGACGATCGATCATGGATGGATGATGTACATGTACATCATCTTACTGCAGATCAGCAGATGGATATACACATAGTAGTGCAGGTGTTGCGTAAGAGGAAGGGAGCAGATACCTCCGAAAGGGAGATGGATGGCTCTGCGGCCAACGGCGATGGCCGCCATGGCAATTATACTATGTGTGTATACTATGTGTATCTTCCCAGCTGGATAATACCGACCGTCATCGATCGGAGTGGTCATTCTGAAGCTTCAGTATCCATCAGTACTATCCTAATATTATTTACAGCAGTAAAGATCGCCATGATGATCTAGTGTTGATGACATAAATTTGAGCAATAGTGTCACTCTGAGATCGACCGGCCCGAAACCAAAAAAAGAAATAGAATGTAAATATGGGAACTTGTATTGCCAATAGCATGAGGGCTAAAATTACAATGCTAACGACTGGAGCATAGCATCTGAACATGTTGCTTTGCAAATGCAACCCGTTTTATTTACGCTGAATTCTTCAGTTAGTGTCTTGATTCAGCGAACAGATTTCAGTTACAGAATTCGTCCTTCCCCTAAGCACACCTTCAGGTTGTACTACCCTGGCCTTAGGTCCAAGACTGTTACAAACTTCAGTGATTCATTTTCTGATGCTTCAGTTTTGTAATTTGCACTCCGACTTCCACAAGCCATATTCTCTAGAGCATTATCAGATTATTCCAGTTGTTGATTTCTGTTTCAAGTTTAATCTGATCAAGATCTATTAACAGTATGATCTAAAGATCTTGAAGTAAATGATTAGCTgtagaaaaaaaaattgttggaAAAAATATAGCTTTTACTCACTCTTGCAGAGGGATAGAAATCATAGTACAATCAGAACCCCCATTATTCTCATCCGTGTTCACTTCTCTTACATAATTATCCCCAGTTTTGCTTTCCTTTGCAAGATCCTTTGCTTCAGCCACCATATCCATCATCTCATGTGAAAGAACACTGCTACAAATTCAAATTTAGGAATCAATAAGAGAAGAAATGTGCTCCCATCCTGTTAGGACAGGAAGGCAACAACAAGTATACTTACTCCTTCAATGGTGTGAACCAAGCAGAATCAGCATCCTTGTTTTCTATTGCAGTTAAGTCTAGAATATTACTTGGAAGAGCACTGCATTACAAGGAAACTCAGAAATCCAGAGAACATAACGTTCTTTTAGCATCATTAGGAGGAAGCTCGGGTGCTTACAAGTATTCCGGCATAAAACAAGCAGAATGAACGGCATATTAACATGGCGTCGTCTGATAAGGCTGTACCATTGAATACACTTTAAGGTTCAGTTTTGCAAAACAAAAAGTAAGATGATTCAGAGAACAGATTGTACTACTCTGGGCTTAGGTCCAAGACTGATACAAACTTGTGAAGTTCACACTACCTCCTCGTCGGCCATCAGCCATGCTCCATTACTGCCTTCCTGGCTGTTGTCAGATGTGCTACAAGAACCTGCCTTTTCTTCCATTTATTCACAGATGCTCCCAGAACAGTCAGATGAACCTGAAAGTTTGGAACGCAAACATCATGTAAGAGACAGATAGGACTTTCTGAtgatacaaaaataaaatatcaAGCACATGGCTAACAATATAATTCTTGTTGTTGCTCTTGACACCCCCATTGATAAACCAACATAGAGTTGTCCATGTGAGAACACGGGTTCCGGTAGGTGGATCCCAACATTAGGAATGGTTTGTCCCTGTGATTTATTTATCGTCATGGCAAAACTCAAGCGCACTGGGAATTGTTTTCTCTTGAACTTGAAAGGAAGAGAAATATCATCTAAGGGGGACAATGAAAGCCTTGGTATGAACACCCTTTTCCATGCATGTTGTCCAGCAACGATCTCAGCATCAATTGCATTGTCTTGCAATGCTCTAACCATGAGCCTTGTTCCATTGCACAAGCCATTGTTTGGATCAAGATTGCGGAGAAGAATCATAGGACAATTGATTTTTAGCTTAAGCTCATGTGGGGTGAGTCCATTTGGAGTTATTAAATTCATAAAATCAATAGGGAAGTGATTCTGAGGATCATCAACAACAGTGTCAAAGCTGTGGTAAACCTTTTCGTCACTTGGAAACCTCTCAATCATCATTGCATTCAGCCGATCAACATGGTCATTTTTGGTCGACAGAATGGCACGGGAACTCATATAGGCTGTTGCATGTTCTTCAAGTGATGGGAAAACATCTTGAATAAGTTGGTTGACTGCCACCTCTGTGTTAGTATAACCAATCACAATGTCATCGGGGAGCCGGACGTAATCATCTCCAATGGTTTCCTCGGTTCCATTTCCAATTCGTAACAGGTACTCAGAAAACCAGGGGTCTGACTGTGCTCTCATGTTCCGTGACAATCTTATCTTCCTTATTTTATCCCACAAATAGGATCTTTGCAAAGTAGCATCAGTTACCTGTGCTCTTGTCCCACGTGTCACCACATGTAGGACCTGTCTAATGTCTCCACCAAATACCATGACCTTTCCTCCAAATGGCAAAGCACATTCCATGATATCCTGGAGTGACCTATCAAGTGTCTCTACACACTGACGCTTAGTCCTGGCAACTTCATCCCAAATAATCAAAGATGCCCTATGAAGCAACTCAGCAGTACCACTCTGTTTTGTAAAGCTGCATATGATGTTGTCCCCAATTTTAATTGGTATTTTAAATCTAGAGTGTGCAGTGCGTCCTCCTGGCAATATTGATGCGGCTATACCAGATGTGGCTGTTGCAATGGCAATTAATCCTCTAGACCGAACTCTAGCAAGGAGGGCCTTGTATAGAAACGACTTCCCCGTGCCTCCTGAACCATCCACAAAAAAACCTGGCTCTTATTGGCAAAGACATGTTGAATGATTTCATCAAACCCTTCTCTCTGCTCCTTATTAAGAGAATCAAAAATATCTAAGTGATCTTGGTCTATAGGGATATTTTGTTCCTCTGTAACCTCCCTCATCATGTCAACAGAGCTTGGACCCTCATCAGAAATAGGTGGTAGACCATAATCTCTAATATCTTTCCCCATCGAGTGAAGCATATCCCGTATGTCTTTGAGCACCATTTGCTCCACTATCGATGTGTTACCGTTGTCACAACTGAAGTCTTCACCTAGAGCATCCTTATGCTTGTCCCATAGTCCACGTATGTCAGTGGCCTCACAGAATACAAGTATGGTAGCAAACAACCTTCGCAAACCACATGGCATTTGAAATGTGGTGGCCTCAGTCAAGCAGTCGTTGATTGATTGGTCTGTCTCGATTAGCCCTCTTTTCTCACATGCTTCCCTAAAAGTAGAGTAGGTGACACCGGCCACTGTTCTTAAATCCTCATATGATGTTGCACCTCTCACATGATTCAGTAGAACTATTAGGAAGTATCTCTCCCCTTCAGCAGGGTTAGCATAGACAATCCGTCCTATCTGTCCTGATGATTGTTTTCTTCCTTGCCATACTTTTCTCCCTATAATCCAACGATAGTGTTCTGGAAACTCTCTATATAATATTTTCCTTGCTACCCTATCTTCACAGTTTCTACTAAAATATTCTGTCAGTGTAGTCCTATTAGATCCTGGGCACCTCACAACATCCTCTAGGTTTTCCTCATCATTGTATGTCACTGACTGCATGTCAGGCAAGTGAAGTTGGAGCTGCAATACAGCCGGATAAACTCCAAACATTGGGAAACCAAATATCCTGTAGATGGCTTCTGGTGGAGATATGTACCTAGCATTCCTATACTGTTGTATCTCATTAATGACACCATCGTCTCTATCATTTTGGTCTGCATTTACTGAGAATGATGCTTGATCGTGACCTTTATATAGATACTTAAATAGATATTTCACTGCTTTAATGCTTGAGCACGCTTCAACATTTATATGGCAGTTGTACCTCATTAGTTGACCAGGGTTGTATGGCACTACCCACCTGTTATCTAACTCTGCTCTCCTAATCCTAACTCGACGTCCATCATCCCTTCTCCTATATGTTGGATACGAGTCTTTTCCTTGTTGGGTTGCCTCACAGAACTGTCGAGGGTACTGAAAGCGACACTCTCCATCCAGCATGCATGCACAATTTTTGTTTAGCACGCCACATGGTCCATGGAGCATATGACTCGTTACCAGATCATGCAACTCTAGATATTTGTCCTTGTCTGGTGTCTCTGCTGAAATAACACGATCATATGCATCTGGGGTTGTCAACTTACTCCCTGACTTCATGATCAACAAGAAATGCTCATGTGGCAGCCCCCTCTTTTGGAACTCTGTAACATGGACGTATGCAGCAACATCACCAAAATACTTCTTCTTGATCAGAAGATCTTTTAGATCTCGCAACTTTGCCCTGTACACTCTTGCAACAAGTTCTGACCTATCTTGTGGTTCCTGTCCCGGTTCGAGATTGCTTGTTATCTCTCGAAATGTATAAATACCGGTCCCTCGTGGACTGTTATATCTGCGATCAAGGGTAACCCCTAGGCTTGCGAAGGCAAAATGTGAGTTGATGTAGCGTATATTTTTCCAAAAATATTTTGCATCATCATGCACTTGACTTGTGAATAACCTTTTCAGTTCTGTAGGAACCTCTGGAATATGTATTTGTACTTTTCCTTTTCTACAACAAAACCCGGGTGTCTCGTACTGAAACTCGCACCACAGTAACTGCAGTCAGACACTTGTCTCAGTTTATGTCTTTGTGGCAGGTTGTGGTAGATAAACTCATATGGATCATCATCCGTCACACTATTTTCAGCAGGACCCTTTGGAAGCACGCGATATGACTCGTAATGATGACCTGTGTAGACATATTAGTAGAGAAATTAATTTAGTAGAGTTAAATATGGTCCACTGAAGCTGGAGTTATAACATTCTTATATATAGTTGTTGTTACCTTGTGCATGTTGTTGAATGACTCCATCGTCATCATATAAGTTATCATTGTGTAAACCATGGTCGCCGTCCATGGCATGTCCATCGCCGTCCCAATCATCATGCGTCGGTTCATATAGTTCACGGTCAAATTCATCTTCATTGGTTTGGACATCTACATGGTTGTGGCACCGATCTATTATATTCACTTTTGCAAAAAAAAGTAAGTACCATAGCATACTTAAAAATGAGTTTTTCTTATTTAAAAGTAGCATGAGGTTTTTGATCTCACCTAATTGAACTGAAGTAGGCAATGGACCACTAAGGACTTCtacaatttttaaaaaataaataaataagtacaGTAGCATATACTTATAAATGACTTTACTTATAaaatgttttttatttaaaagTAGCACAAGGTTCTTGTGATCACCTGTTTGACCAAAAGTAGGCAATGGACCAGTAAGGACCGTACGTGGGCCTGTATGTTGTGGAACATAATTATCATTTCTGTGTAGCCAATCTGTGGGTTCATCGGATTCAGCATTTTCCACTATTGTTGATAATCCAGTTTCAAAATCCACACCTTCACATGTGAATATGATTTGAGGTTCATGTTATATAGGGGTTGGGCCGGCAAAATGCACAAGGGCTTGAAGTTTGTTCACCTGTGAGCGAGGAGGTCGGCACTATTTGACTAAGAATAGTTGTGGTGGTACTATTTTTCAATTCAACCTTCTTTCGTGCTCGATATTGACGCTGGTACTCACGGTGTCTCCTTTTATTATCTTCTCTCTGCTCATCCGTCATCTCAGCTCTTCGTTTCCGTTGTTGTGCATGCCTTCCGTCCATTGTAGTGTTAGAAATATCTGCAGGGTTTCGTTTGTGTGACAAGTCATATGTAGATAGAGTTTAAAATCAGTATTTCTGTTTGA
It encodes:
- the LOC110430441 gene encoding ATP-dependent DNA helicase PIF1-like; the protein is MDGDHGLHNDNLYDDDGVIQQHAQGHHYESYRVLPKGPAENSVTDDDPYEFIYHNLPQRHKLRQVSDCSYCGGTGKSFLYKALLARVRSRGLIAIATATSGIAASILPGGRTAHSRFKIPIKIGDNIICSFTKQSGTAELLHRASLIIWDEVARTKRQCVETLDRSLQDIMECALPFGGKVMVFGGDIRQVLHVVTRGTRAQVTDATLQRSYLWDKIRKIRLSRNMRAQSDPWFSEYLLRIGNGTEETIGDDYVRLPDDIVIGYTNTEVAVNQLIQDVFPSLEEHATAYMSSRAILSTKNDHVDRLNAMMIERFPSDEKVYHSFDTVVDDPQNHFPIDFMNLITPNGLTPHELKLKINCPMILLRNLDPNNGLCNGTRLMVRALQDNAIDAEIVAGQHAWKRVFIPRLSLSPLDDISLPFKFKRKQFPVHLTVLGASVNKWKKSALPSNILDLTAIENKDADSAWFTPLKDVLSHEMMDMVAEAKDLAKESKTGDNYVREVNTDENNGGSDCTMISIPLQE